In the genome of Segatella copri, one region contains:
- a CDS encoding site-specific DNA-methyltransferase — protein MADNIDELHRKIKELEGEVAYLNAQLKQDNRFGLHWIDVPEAFEAGGENAIPILEEVSDLSITTDDGKPTHILIEGDNYHALTCLNYTHQGKVDVIYIDPPYNTGSDGFTYKDKRFLDKYPDGAKVPSNHPLRHSSWLSFMAKRLKLAKSLLSDRGVIFISIDDNEFSKLRELCDQIFDSTNFAAVFLWKRTDTPPSLSNKVRRKLEYVLCYTSRPLPKRQFVQGYVDGDDAPLLNAGNPIGTLEFPIGSVHFNIADGVYSASDDKKIKLLDEVVVKNGLNAKKFRASGHFKWGQNNLMNEIGNGTYCLIKSKLFSIRYQKANKSYKIPSNIIDSQVGVGTNEDAKKELRSIGLVGSFDYAKPLSLIKYLVKMGFYEDKNICVMDFFAGTGTTLQAVMQLNEEDGGTRQCILCQSNDDEDKVCSSFTYPRVSAAIKGYVAHNNLTEELCRIKLTTKNILKSEDLLSQIREIQLDNENNYESFKTLIKEDALVLEGTHKMNADVPPLGNSLKYYRTSFVGTSTANQATDHDKTILAQKAGCLLALAENTLYEMKKTDSYQIFKDKNHEVWTAIYFKEDYRPKYFNEFVHEVEQLQGVKNVYIISWGDVGSFDSYFEYLSGVNLKSIPQPILDIYKSLNA, from the coding sequence ATGGCAGACAATATTGATGAACTACATCGGAAAATAAAAGAATTGGAGGGTGAAGTGGCTTATCTTAATGCTCAGCTGAAGCAAGATAATCGTTTCGGACTTCATTGGATAGATGTGCCTGAAGCTTTTGAAGCTGGGGGAGAAAATGCTATTCCGATTCTTGAGGAAGTATCAGATCTTTCCATCACGACAGATGATGGAAAACCTACTCATATACTCATAGAAGGTGATAATTATCATGCTCTTACTTGCCTTAATTATACGCATCAAGGTAAGGTAGATGTAATTTATATTGATCCTCCTTATAATACGGGTAGTGATGGGTTTACGTATAAGGATAAGAGATTCCTTGATAAATATCCTGATGGGGCAAAAGTTCCTTCAAACCATCCGCTAAGGCATAGTTCTTGGCTTTCGTTTATGGCTAAACGCTTAAAGTTGGCAAAAAGTCTTTTATCTGATAGGGGAGTTATTTTTATTTCTATAGATGATAATGAGTTTTCAAAGTTACGAGAATTATGTGATCAAATTTTCGACTCAACAAATTTTGCAGCTGTCTTTTTATGGAAAAGAACGGATACGCCACCTTCTTTGTCGAATAAAGTAAGACGAAAATTAGAGTATGTCTTATGTTATACATCAAGACCTCTTCCTAAACGGCAGTTTGTTCAGGGTTATGTGGATGGAGATGATGCCCCTTTGTTGAATGCAGGTAATCCTATTGGTACTTTAGAGTTTCCTATAGGTTCTGTACATTTCAACATAGCCGATGGTGTGTATTCTGCATCTGATGACAAAAAAATAAAATTGTTGGATGAGGTGGTGGTAAAGAATGGTTTGAATGCCAAAAAGTTTAGAGCTTCAGGTCATTTTAAATGGGGGCAGAATAATTTGATGAACGAAATAGGGAATGGTACATATTGTTTGATTAAAAGTAAGTTGTTTTCTATACGTTATCAGAAGGCTAATAAGTCGTATAAAATACCCTCTAACATAATAGATTCTCAAGTAGGAGTTGGAACAAATGAGGATGCAAAGAAGGAATTGCGTAGTATAGGTTTGGTGGGAAGTTTCGATTATGCAAAGCCACTTTCCTTAATAAAATATTTGGTAAAAATGGGATTCTATGAAGATAAAAACATTTGCGTCATGGATTTCTTTGCTGGTACTGGTACTACGTTACAGGCTGTTATGCAATTGAATGAAGAAGATGGTGGAACTAGACAATGTATCTTGTGTCAATCTAACGATGATGAGGATAAAGTGTGTTCTTCTTTTACTTATCCGCGAGTTTCTGCTGCAATAAAAGGCTATGTAGCTCACAATAATTTGACGGAAGAGTTGTGTCGCATAAAACTTACAACAAAGAATATTTTGAAATCCGAAGACTTGTTGTCTCAGATTAGAGAAATACAATTAGATAACGAAAATAATTATGAGTCGTTTAAGACTTTAATAAAAGAAGATGCCCTAGTGTTGGAAGGAACTCATAAAATGAATGCTGATGTCCCACCTCTCGGCAATTCTCTCAAGTACTATCGCACTTCTTTCGTAGGAACAAGTACGGCTAATCAGGCTACAGACCATGACAAGACAATCCTTGCCCAAAAGGCTGGATGCCTGCTGGCCTTGGCTGAGAATACGCTTTACGAAATGAAGAAAACTGATAGCTATCAGATATTCAAGGACAAAAATCATGAGGTATGGACGGCAATCTATTTCAAAGAAGATTATCGCCCGAAATATTTCAACGAATTTGTTCATGAAGTAGAGCAGCTTCAGGGCGTGAAGAATGTATATATTATCAGTTGGGGCGACGTAGGTTCTTTCGATTCCTATTTCGAATATCTTTCTGGGGTAAATCTGAAGAGCATTCCTCAGCCAATCCTCGATATTTACAAATCTTTAAATGCTTAA
- a CDS encoding DEAD/DEAH box helicase family protein, whose amino-acid sequence MEQIPFQIEAVDKLVANIKRLWGHRDRQIPVVLKAPTGSGKTYMTQKMICEMAEQPDWDRDVAYVWITFSDDLAMQSKHKFDVYFPTSKHGRLLTIEDFSLGALLKNDVLFINWQKLVSEKAGNRIYRRPENPDERHESRVYFEDFVENTHANGVEIVFIIDECHLNVTEAANRDVISKLDPKICIHVSATPPPEVMAKAADYDSNVVIKHEDVVAQGLIKESIITQTKEDLDKYQGEDEDHVLLKLAIEKRRELKAEIEAFGKNVNPLVIIQLPNDDETLIEQGQPTKEEITKEYLISQGVKANRIASWFTGKAKPEGLERNDSEYEYLLFKTAAGTGWDCPRAQVLVMFRDIKSEIFSTQTIGRILRVPIMHEEVSKVFRNGYLYTNFSRKAVTEADYGGMGNKPKTLISYNKKGEDYIIDPNLKTDMLSRVDYGDLGKSGEFQQCLFDTFNRYFGITDEDVFDDVVKRKLETKGLNLKGNLAHEIVSDAQFYDYENIGINLKEAKGVELEWSRSDVQKLFTFTLVEILRSQSDNDCKVGNIVRSVPTLKSAIRLWFKYYALKNEDEDKWYRIFLYDALNGSASSIFRRLITETLKAYHPLLEEQLRKRREENRKRQSVPFVLKKMYSYTEEHDELTEQKCLLHPFFLGQDYTGRKTEESFYKYLESQDGIEWWFKNGDSGKDWLAIRYFSEERNEEALFYPDWIFKKKNGTIGIFDTKGGQTAASKDTKNKAEALQKRLSMLNNLAGGRINYVGGIVITANGTWYYNNNEEYVYQPGSTDGWKMMQDMFDEVKKKNSSNTAILHAISPSDRFTRFLPLYSIQAACGYFDKYEEPEAEGWVDVSSLPFTPNREMFVVHAKGNSMLPKIKDGDLCVFERYQGGSREGEIVLSQVNEYYEEYGGKYTIKKFHSEKTVNEEGVEVHSKIELQPLNKDGFQTIEIPEDNEAKIATIGILKYIIR is encoded by the coding sequence ATGGAACAGATACCTTTTCAGATAGAAGCCGTTGATAAACTGGTGGCTAATATAAAGCGATTATGGGGACATAGAGATCGCCAGATTCCTGTTGTTCTGAAAGCTCCTACAGGAAGCGGTAAGACTTATATGACTCAGAAGATGATTTGCGAGATGGCAGAACAGCCAGATTGGGATAGAGATGTGGCTTATGTATGGATCACCTTCTCCGACGACCTCGCCATGCAGAGCAAACATAAGTTTGATGTCTACTTCCCTACGAGTAAGCATGGTCGATTGTTGACGATAGAAGATTTTAGCCTTGGGGCTCTGCTGAAAAACGATGTGCTTTTCATTAACTGGCAAAAACTGGTGAGCGAGAAAGCCGGAAACCGTATATACAGACGACCGGAAAATCCAGATGAGCGACATGAGAGTAGAGTATACTTCGAGGATTTTGTAGAGAATACCCATGCCAACGGCGTGGAAATAGTATTTATAATCGACGAGTGCCATCTGAATGTAACCGAAGCAGCTAATCGTGACGTGATTAGCAAACTCGACCCGAAAATCTGCATTCATGTCTCTGCTACTCCGCCTCCTGAAGTGATGGCAAAAGCTGCAGATTATGACTCGAATGTGGTAATAAAACATGAAGATGTGGTAGCACAAGGGTTGATCAAGGAGAGCATCATTACCCAGACGAAAGAGGATTTGGATAAATATCAAGGCGAAGATGAAGATCATGTCCTGCTGAAACTTGCTATCGAAAAGCGCAGGGAACTTAAAGCGGAGATTGAGGCCTTCGGCAAAAATGTGAATCCGCTTGTTATCATCCAGTTGCCAAATGATGATGAAACCTTGATAGAACAGGGGCAGCCTACCAAGGAAGAGATTACGAAAGAATATCTTATCTCGCAGGGGGTAAAGGCAAACAGAATTGCATCCTGGTTTACTGGTAAGGCTAAGCCTGAGGGGCTGGAACGGAATGATAGCGAATACGAATACCTTCTGTTTAAAACTGCAGCCGGTACAGGTTGGGATTGTCCCCGTGCTCAGGTTCTGGTCATGTTTCGTGATATTAAATCTGAAATTTTCAGTACTCAGACCATCGGTAGAATTCTCCGTGTTCCAATCATGCACGAAGAAGTGTCTAAGGTTTTCCGTAATGGTTATCTTTATACCAACTTCTCGCGCAAAGCTGTAACAGAGGCTGATTATGGCGGAATGGGCAACAAGCCAAAAACGCTTATCTCTTACAACAAAAAGGGGGAAGATTACATCATCGACCCGAATCTGAAGACAGATATGCTGTCGCGTGTAGATTATGGAGATTTGGGTAAATCGGGTGAATTCCAACAATGTTTGTTTGATACATTCAATCGCTATTTCGGCATTACTGATGAGGATGTGTTTGATGATGTTGTAAAAAGAAAACTAGAAACTAAAGGACTCAACTTGAAGGGAAATTTGGCGCATGAGATAGTTTCAGATGCTCAATTCTATGATTACGAAAATATTGGAATCAACCTCAAGGAAGCTAAAGGAGTAGAGCTTGAGTGGAGTAGGAGTGATGTGCAGAAACTCTTTACTTTCACTTTGGTGGAAATCCTGCGTTCGCAATCAGATAATGATTGCAAGGTAGGAAACATCGTGCGTTCTGTACCAACTTTGAAAAGTGCCATACGCTTGTGGTTCAAGTATTATGCTCTGAAGAATGAAGACGAAGATAAATGGTATCGTATTTTCTTGTATGACGCATTAAACGGTTCAGCTTCAAGTATATTCAGACGTCTTATCACAGAAACGCTTAAGGCATACCATCCTTTGCTCGAAGAACAATTACGTAAGCGCAGAGAGGAAAACCGAAAACGGCAGAGTGTTCCTTTTGTCTTGAAGAAGATGTATTCTTATACAGAAGAACATGATGAGTTGACGGAGCAGAAATGTCTGTTGCATCCTTTCTTCTTGGGGCAAGACTATACTGGCAGAAAAACGGAAGAGAGTTTTTACAAGTATCTTGAGAGCCAGGATGGTATAGAATGGTGGTTTAAGAATGGAGATAGCGGTAAGGACTGGCTTGCCATTCGTTATTTCAGCGAAGAGCGCAACGAAGAAGCACTTTTCTATCCCGACTGGATTTTCAAAAAGAAGAATGGTACTATCGGTATCTTTGATACCAAAGGAGGGCAGACGGCTGCATCTAAAGATACGAAAAACAAGGCTGAGGCTTTGCAGAAGCGTCTTTCAATGTTGAACAACTTGGCTGGAGGCAGAATAAATTACGTTGGCGGTATTGTAATAACAGCTAATGGCACATGGTATTATAATAATAATGAAGAATATGTCTATCAGCCTGGTAGTACTGATGGTTGGAAAATGATGCAAGATATGTTTGATGAGGTGAAGAAAAAGAACAGTTCGAATACTGCAATTCTTCATGCCATCTCTCCTTCCGACCGCTTCACCCGTTTCCTCCCTCTGTATTCCATCCAGGCAGCCTGCGGCTACTTTGATAAATATGAGGAACCCGAGGCGGAAGGATGGGTGGATGTATCCTCGTTACCATTCACTCCGAATAGGGAAATGTTCGTGGTTCACGCTAAAGGCAACTCTATGCTGCCGAAAATTAAGGATGGAGACTTATGCGTGTTTGAGCGTTATCAAGGAGGTTCGAGAGAAGGAGAAATCGTACTCTCGCAGGTGAATGAATATTACGAGGAGTATGGCGGAAAATATACCATCAAAAAGTTTCATAGTGAGAAAACTGTGAATGAAGAAGGGGTGGAAGTTCATTCAAAGATAGAACTGCAGCCGCTCAACAAAGATGGCTTCCAGACCATAGAAATTCCAGAAGATAATGAAGCCAAGATTGCTACCATCGGCATCTTGAAATACATTATCCGTTAA
- a CDS encoding ATP-binding protein has product MAKIERIERQKRIYRKRIPYGMQNFEDVIKDDCYFVDKTPFIENIEESNKYFFFIRPRRFGKSLTLSMLENYYDINKKDKFESLFGKLYIGENPTPERNSYLILHLNFAMISAGLDNYKKGLDAHCNNKFNSFCNRYANLLPPGIKQEMNQKEDAVAQLGFLCDQCAEAGLKIYLFIDEYDHFTNQILAHKEHEKRYREQTHGEGYLRHFFDTIKGAAGDSLGRVFVTGVSPVTMDDLTSGFNIGTNYSLSPEFNEMVGFTEEEVRQMLAYYASVLPFRHSVDELIEVMKPWYDNYCFAIKRYGKTTMYNSVMVLNFVDNYIRNDYDIPDSMLETNIRIDYDKIRMLIRHDREFAHDASIIQDIVTKGFTTGTLMENFPAERINDPDNFLSLLFYFGMVTIDGTYQGNTRFVVPNEVVRDQMYTYLLDTYKENDLTFEQYDKTQLESKLAYEGAFKPYFAYIADCLKRFSSQRDKQKGEAYVHGFTLAMASQCKFYRPISELDNDGGYADIFLLPLCDIYKDMEDSYIVELKYCKSGTSDEQLNHLFEEASAQIRRYADSDIVRESVKTTKLHQLVVIYRGAEMAMCEEVE; this is encoded by the coding sequence ATGGCAAAAATAGAAAGAATAGAAAGACAAAAGCGAATCTATCGCAAACGCATCCCTTACGGAATGCAGAACTTTGAAGATGTTATCAAGGACGATTGCTACTTTGTTGACAAGACTCCCTTCATCGAGAATATAGAAGAATCAAACAAGTATTTCTTCTTCATTCGCCCTCGCCGATTTGGCAAGAGCCTTACCCTCTCCATGCTCGAAAACTATTACGACATCAACAAGAAGGATAAGTTTGAAAGCCTCTTCGGCAAACTATACATCGGAGAAAATCCTACCCCCGAACGCAACAGCTACCTCATCCTGCATCTGAACTTTGCCATGATTTCAGCAGGATTGGATAATTACAAGAAGGGACTTGATGCCCATTGCAACAACAAGTTCAATTCCTTCTGCAACAGATACGCCAACCTTTTGCCACCAGGCATAAAGCAAGAGATGAACCAGAAGGAAGACGCCGTTGCCCAATTAGGATTTCTCTGCGACCAATGTGCAGAAGCAGGCCTGAAGATTTACCTCTTCATCGACGAATACGACCATTTTACCAATCAGATTCTTGCCCACAAGGAGCATGAAAAACGATACCGCGAGCAGACTCACGGTGAGGGATATTTGCGCCATTTCTTCGACACCATCAAGGGAGCCGCCGGAGATTCACTGGGCAGAGTTTTCGTTACAGGAGTTAGTCCCGTTACAATGGACGATCTGACCAGCGGTTTCAACATCGGCACCAACTATTCCCTATCACCGGAATTCAACGAAATGGTGGGATTCACCGAGGAGGAAGTGCGCCAGATGCTGGCCTATTACGCTAGCGTGCTGCCATTCCGCCATAGCGTGGATGAACTGATAGAAGTGATGAAGCCATGGTATGACAACTATTGCTTCGCCATCAAAAGATACGGCAAGACAACCATGTACAACTCTGTTATGGTACTTAATTTTGTGGACAATTATATCCGCAACGATTACGATATTCCTGATAGCATGTTGGAAACCAACATCCGCATCGACTACGACAAGATACGCATGCTCATCCGCCACGACAGGGAGTTTGCCCACGATGCCAGCATCATACAGGATATCGTGACCAAGGGATTCACCACGGGAACCCTGATGGAGAATTTCCCAGCCGAGCGCATCAACGATCCAGATAATTTCCTGAGTCTGCTCTTTTATTTCGGCATGGTAACGATAGACGGCACCTACCAGGGCAACACCCGCTTCGTGGTTCCCAACGAGGTGGTGCGCGACCAGATGTATACCTATCTGCTGGATACCTACAAGGAGAACGACCTCACCTTTGAGCAATACGACAAGACCCAGCTGGAGAGTAAGTTGGCTTACGAAGGCGCATTCAAGCCCTACTTTGCCTACATAGCCGATTGCCTGAAGCGCTTCTCCTCCCAGCGTGACAAGCAGAAGGGCGAGGCTTACGTTCATGGCTTCACCCTGGCGATGGCGAGCCAATGCAAGTTCTACCGTCCTATCTCAGAACTCGACAACGATGGCGGTTATGCCGACATCTTCCTGCTGCCCCTTTGCGACATTTATAAGGACATGGAAGACTCCTACATTGTGGAACTGAAGTATTGCAAGTCGGGCACCAGCGATGAGCAGTTGAATCATCTCTTCGAGGAAGCTTCTGCCCAGATAAGGCGCTACGCCGATAGCGACATCGTGCGCGAATCCGTGAAGACCACGAAGCTTCATCAGCTCGTTGTGATTTACCGGGGAGCAGAAATGGCAATGTGCGAGGAGGTGGAATAA
- a CDS encoding aminotransferase class IV family protein, whose protein sequence is MKQQFVETIKIKNGKALALPYHQARMERTIRRFFPSFLSLASEEIKLSSLISPNEEMNLYKARVVYGIQGVEAIEYAPYKMKEIHSLKVVEDNNIDYTYKSTDRSALNALAAQKGDCDEIIIVKNGLITDTSFTNLALFDGNRWLTPKHPLLLGTKRAQLLEAGIIEEAKLTLEDLRKAEKVSLFNAMIDFGEREITKILLPDSGE, encoded by the coding sequence ATGAAACAGCAATTTGTAGAAACAATAAAAATCAAGAACGGCAAGGCCCTGGCCCTGCCCTATCATCAGGCAAGAATGGAGAGAACCATCCGCAGGTTCTTTCCATCCTTTCTATCCCTCGCATCTGAAGAAATAAAACTCTCATCCCTCATTTCCCCAAATGAGGAAATGAACCTTTACAAAGCACGAGTGGTTTATGGCATCCAGGGCGTGGAAGCCATCGAATACGCCCCCTACAAGATGAAGGAGATTCATTCCCTCAAGGTGGTAGAGGATAATAATATCGACTACACCTACAAGAGTACCGACCGAAGTGCGCTCAACGCCCTGGCAGCCCAGAAAGGCGATTGCGATGAAATCATCATCGTAAAAAACGGCTTGATCACAGACACCTCCTTCACCAACCTCGCCCTCTTTGACGGCAACAGATGGCTCACCCCCAAGCATCCCCTGCTCCTGGGAACCAAGCGAGCCCAGCTTCTGGAAGCCGGCATCATCGAGGAAGCCAAGCTCACACTAGAAGACCTCAGAAAGGCGGAAAAAGTGAGCCTCTTCAACGCCATGATAGATTTCGGAGAGCGGGAAATAACCAAGATTCTCCTACCGGATTCTGGTGAATAA
- a CDS encoding aminodeoxychorismate synthase component I, producing the protein MKQEIIDKINRLASQDEPFLFVINYQGDKAFIRLLSDINPEECLFDFEGRGNFSHARKETLKEEILKKETLKEETSETTWQIEPPLYEDYERSFNIVKSNIMAGNSYLTNLTCRVPVSCNLSLEDIFHRAKGKYKLLLRRKRNLTPFVCFSPETFVRIKGGRIYSYPMKGTLDASLPDAEKQLMEDRKEAAEHATIVDLIRNDLSRVAENVRVDKYRYIDVLHTNKGDILQTSSEISGRLPEDYPHHLGEILDAQLPAGSITGAPKDKTMQIIQEAEGYDRGFYTGIMGIYDQVELNSAVMIRFIEEETSPVDFETDGEKNFKAKEGKASEGKEPKASRKLYFKAGGGITSKSDCRKEYEEVIQKIYLPF; encoded by the coding sequence ATGAAACAGGAAATCATAGATAAAATCAATCGATTGGCAAGCCAGGATGAGCCTTTTCTCTTTGTTATTAACTATCAGGGAGACAAGGCCTTCATCCGCTTGCTATCCGATATAAATCCCGAAGAATGCCTCTTCGATTTTGAAGGAAGAGGAAACTTTTCTCATGCCAGGAAAGAGACTTTAAAGGAAGAAATTTTGAAGAAAGAGACTTTGAAGGAAGAGACTTCGGAGACCACCTGGCAGATAGAACCCCCACTTTACGAGGATTACGAGCGAAGCTTCAACATTGTGAAGAGCAACATTATGGCGGGCAACAGCTATCTTACGAATCTCACCTGCCGGGTTCCCGTGAGCTGCAATCTCTCTTTAGAGGATATTTTTCATCGCGCAAAAGGGAAGTATAAACTGCTGCTCAGAAGAAAGAGAAATCTCACCCCCTTCGTCTGCTTTTCTCCCGAAACCTTCGTCAGAATCAAGGGCGGAAGAATCTACTCCTATCCCATGAAGGGAACCCTGGATGCATCACTCCCCGATGCCGAAAAGCAGCTGATGGAAGACCGGAAGGAGGCGGCAGAACACGCCACCATCGTAGATTTGATAAGGAACGACCTGAGCCGGGTGGCAGAGAATGTAAGAGTGGATAAATACCGTTACATCGACGTGCTGCATACCAACAAGGGCGACATTCTGCAAACCAGTTCAGAAATCAGCGGTCGCCTGCCCGAAGATTACCCACATCATCTGGGCGAAATCCTCGATGCCCAGCTCCCAGCCGGTTCCATCACGGGTGCCCCGAAGGATAAAACCATGCAGATTATCCAAGAGGCAGAAGGCTACGACCGCGGCTTCTACACGGGCATCATGGGAATCTACGACCAGGTCGAGCTCAACTCCGCCGTCATGATAAGATTCATCGAGGAAGAAACTTCACCGGTTGATTTTGAAACAGATGGAGAAAAGAATTTCAAGGCAAAGGAAGGAAAGGCAAGCGAAGGAAAGGAGCCGAAGGCAAGCAGAAAACTGTACTTCAAAGCAGGCGGCGGCATCACATCAAAGAGCGATTGCCGGAAGGAATACGAGGAAGTGATTCAGAAAATCTATCTTCCGTTTTAA
- a CDS encoding IS1182 family transposase, protein MLEQQQTISFSDYSSLYDLIIPKDNLLRQITDLVDFSFVYQELQDKYCHDNGRTAESPIRMFKYLLLKVIYNISDVDVVERTRYDMSFKYFLGLTPEETNLINPSSLTKFRRLRLKDMDLLDLLIKKTVSIAIEAGVLKSRTIIVDATHTHSRSNPISAAKSLEYYCKDVIKVVDSVDDSMELPELPKEKKYSSIMTAAKTIVATVEADAATANMPAVKERLNMLKETISDAETRGVISKDEDARTGHKTAHSSFFGYKTHIAMSDERIITAATVTSGEKGDGQQLPELIKKTEEAGMEVDSIVADKAYSSKENLKMAKENNMRLSARLSSVIDGNRTNKLPFEYNKDADLYVCPAGHLAKWKEMNNRKNDKRHRNSSITYYFDVDKCKVCPLREGCYKEGAKTKTYAVTIKSDEQLEQIEYQKTEEFINLQRKRYKIEAKNSELKNVLGYDRALSYGLSCMEMQGALTIFAANVKRIIKLMQNA, encoded by the coding sequence ATGCTAGAGCAACAACAGACCATATCATTCAGTGATTATTCAAGTTTGTATGACTTGATTATCCCAAAAGACAACCTGCTCCGCCAGATTACTGACCTGGTGGACTTTAGTTTCGTATACCAGGAATTGCAGGACAAGTATTGTCATGACAATGGTCGTACAGCAGAGAGTCCTATCCGTATGTTTAAGTATCTTCTTTTAAAGGTAATCTATAACATATCGGATGTTGATGTTGTTGAACGTACTCGCTATGATATGTCGTTTAAGTACTTCTTGGGATTAACTCCTGAGGAGACTAATCTGATTAATCCTAGTTCCTTGACCAAATTCCGTCGACTTCGCCTGAAGGATATGGACCTGTTGGATCTTCTCATCAAGAAGACTGTTTCTATTGCTATAGAAGCTGGTGTCCTCAAGTCTAGAACCATCATTGTTGATGCAACCCATACGCATTCTCGTTCCAACCCTATCAGTGCAGCAAAGAGTTTGGAGTATTATTGCAAGGACGTAATCAAGGTCGTTGATTCTGTAGATGACAGCATGGAATTGCCTGAGCTTCCAAAAGAAAAGAAGTATTCTTCTATCATGACTGCTGCCAAAACAATAGTTGCAACAGTAGAAGCTGACGCTGCAACTGCCAATATGCCTGCAGTCAAGGAACGTCTTAACATGCTGAAAGAAACCATTTCCGATGCAGAGACCCGAGGCGTAATATCAAAAGATGAAGATGCCCGTACAGGACATAAAACAGCGCATTCTTCATTCTTTGGCTATAAGACGCATATAGCTATGAGCGATGAGAGAATTATCACCGCAGCTACCGTCACCTCCGGCGAGAAGGGTGATGGACAGCAATTGCCGGAATTGATAAAAAAGACAGAGGAAGCAGGAATGGAAGTTGATTCCATAGTAGCAGATAAGGCATATTCCAGCAAGGAGAATCTCAAAATGGCAAAGGAAAACAATATGCGCCTCTCTGCTCGTTTAAGCTCTGTAATTGACGGTAATCGAACAAACAAACTCCCTTTTGAATACAACAAGGATGCAGATCTGTACGTCTGCCCAGCAGGGCATCTGGCGAAATGGAAAGAGATGAATAATCGCAAAAATGACAAGCGTCACAGAAACTCCAGCATTACCTATTATTTTGATGTGGACAAATGCAAGGTCTGTCCATTGCGTGAAGGTTGCTACAAGGAAGGAGCCAAGACAAAAACATATGCGGTTACCATCAAATCGGATGAACAGTTGGAGCAAATCGAATATCAAAAAACAGAAGAGTTTATAAATCTTCAGAGGAAACGATACAAGATAGAAGCCAAGAACTCCGAACTTAAGAATGTCTTAGGATATGACAGAGCCCTGTCATACGGTTTGTCGTGCATGGAAATGCAGGGTGCTTTGACTATTTTCGCTGCAAATGTGAAAAGAATCATCAAATTGATGCAAAATGCATAA
- the cydB gene encoding cytochrome d ubiquinol oxidase subunit II, protein MTYEFLQSYWWFLVSLLGALLVFLMFVQGANTLIFCLGKTEEERRLIINSTGRKWEFTFTTLVTFGGAFFASFPLFYSTSFGGAYWLWMIILFSFVIQAVSYEFQNKIGNFLGPKTFQICLIINGIVGPLLLGGAVATFFNGSNFLIDKVNITNSLQPVISRWSNASHGLDALLDPWNVVLGLAVLMLARILGMLYIKNNIEHQQIQERCTRQLPWNALIFLLFFLPFLIRLLVKDGFSTSSSSITIESMKYLHNLLEMPILLVILLIGVVLVLFGIYKSSRSVQYRKGIWFTGIGTVLTVLVLLLIAGWNNTAYYPSNIDLQSSLTLANSCNSEFTLRTMAIVSLLIPFVLAYIVFAWRAIDRKRITQEEIEQGEAY, encoded by the coding sequence ATGACATACGAATTTTTGCAATCATACTGGTGGTTCCTCGTATCATTATTAGGAGCCCTGCTGGTGTTTCTCATGTTTGTACAGGGAGCCAACACCTTGATTTTCTGTTTAGGGAAAACAGAAGAAGAGCGTCGCCTCATCATCAACTCCACGGGCAGGAAGTGGGAGTTCACCTTCACCACGCTCGTCACCTTCGGCGGAGCCTTCTTCGCCTCGTTCCCATTGTTCTACAGCACCAGTTTCGGCGGAGCCTACTGGCTGTGGATGATTATCCTGTTCTCGTTTGTGATTCAAGCCGTGAGCTATGAATTCCAGAACAAGATAGGTAATTTTCTTGGACCGAAGACCTTTCAGATCTGTCTTATCATCAACGGCATCGTGGGTCCGCTGCTCCTTGGTGGCGCCGTAGCCACCTTCTTCAACGGCAGCAATTTTCTGATTGATAAGGTCAATATTACCAACAGTCTGCAACCCGTTATCAGCCGCTGGTCAAACGCCAGTCATGGTCTTGATGCCCTGCTCGACCCATGGAACGTGGTGCTGGGACTTGCCGTACTGATGCTAGCCCGCATCCTGGGCATGCTCTACATCAAGAACAACATCGAGCACCAGCAGATTCAGGAACGCTGCACTCGCCAGTTGCCATGGAATGCCCTGATTTTCCTATTGTTCTTCCTGCCATTTCTCATCAGATTGCTGGTAAAGGATGGATTCAGCACTTCTTCTTCCAGCATTACGATAGAGAGCATGAAGTATCTTCACAATCTTCTGGAGATGCCAATCCTGCTTGTAATATTATTAATAGGTGTAGTACTCGTTCTCTTCGGCATTTACAAGTCATCGAGAAGCGTGCAGTATAGAAAGGGAATCTGGTTTACGGGCATCGGAACCGTGCTCACCGTGCTGGTTCTGCTGCTGATAGCCGGTTGGAACAACACCGCCTACTATCCGTCGAACATCGACCTTCAGAGTTCGCTCACCCTCGCCAACAGTTGCAACAGCGAGTTCACGCTCCGCACCATGGCGATAGTTTCCCTCCTCATCCCGTTCGTCCTCGCCTACATCGTCTTCGCCTGGCGCGCCATCGACCGCAAGCGCATCACTCAGGAAGAAATAGAGCAGGGAGAAGCGTATTAA